From the Mangifera indica cultivar Alphonso chromosome 10, CATAS_Mindica_2.1, whole genome shotgun sequence genome, one window contains:
- the LOC123226683 gene encoding glycine-rich RNA-binding protein-like, with amino-acid sequence MASADFEYRCFVGGLAWATTDRTLEEAFSAYGDVLDSKIINDRETGRSRGFGFVTFRDEKSMRDAIEGMNGQNLDGRSITVNEAQSRGSGGGGYGGGGRREGGGGYGGGGRREGGGGGYNRGYGGGRREGGGYGDGGSRYSRDGGASQGSWRN; translated from the exons ATGGCTTCCGCCGATTTCGAGTACCGTTGCTTCGTCGGTGGCCTGGCTTGGGCTACCACTGATCGTACCTTGGAGGAGGCCTTCAGCGCCTACGGCGATGTCCTTGATTCGAAG ATCATCAACGATCGTGAGACTGGTAGATCCAGAGGTTTCGGATTCGTTACCTTCCGTGATGAGAAGTCTATGAGGGATGCTATTGAGGGAATGAACGGTCAGAATCTCGACGGCCGCAGCATCACCGTCAACGAAGCTCAATCCCGCGGAAGTGGTGGAGGTGGATATGGCGGTGGTGGACGCCGTGAAGGTGGAGGTGGATATGGCGGTGGTGGACGCCGTGAAGGTGGAGGCGGTGGATATAACCGTGGATACGGTGGTGGACGCCGTGAAGGTGGAGGATACGGTGACGGTGGTTCTAGGTACTCTAGAGACGGAGGAGCTTCCCAAGGTAGCTGGAGGAACTAG
- the LOC123228046 gene encoding 3-ketoacyl-CoA synthase 4: protein MSTSESNGGGVQIQPSRRLPDFLQSVNLKYVKLGYHYLMTHLLTLLLFPLMAVIIIEASQMNPDDIHHLWLHLKYNLLSVVVCSAFLVFGSTVYIMTRPRSIYLVDYSCYLPPSHLQVRYKQFMEHSRLTGDFDESSLEFQRKILERSGLGEETYVPQAMHFIPPRPSMAAAREEAEQVMFGALDNLFANTNVKPKEIGILVVNCSLFNPTPSLSAMIVNKYKLRGNIRSFNLGGMGCSAGVIAIDLAKDMLQVHRNTYAVVVSTENITQNWYFGNKKSMLIPNCLFRFGGAAVLLSNKFKDRRRAKYKLVHVVRTHKGADDNAFKCVYQEQDDVGKTGVSLSKDLMAIAGLALKTNITTLGPLVLPISEQLLFFATLVSKKLFNAKVKPYIPDFKLAFEHFCIHAGGRAVIDELEKNLQLLPVHVEASRMTLHRFGNTSSSSIWYELAYTEAKGRMRKGHRVWQIAFGSGFKCNSAVWQALQNVKPSPNSPWEDCIHRYPVELVL from the coding sequence ATGAGTACTAGTGAGTCTAATGGTGGCGGAGTTCAGATCCAGCCGAGTAGGAGACTGCCGGATTTTCTCCAAAGTGTTAACTTGAAGTATGTGAAGTTGGGTTATCACTACTTGATGACTCATCTGTTGACCCTTTTGTTATTTCCGTTAATGGCGGTCATTATCATTGAAGCCTCTCAAATGAACCCAGATGACATTCATCATCTCTGGCTCCATCTTAAATACAATCTCCTCAGTGTCGTTGTTTGTTctgcttttcttgtttttggatCCACCGTTTATATAATGACCCGACCCAGATCCATTTATTTGGTTGACTATTCCTGTTACCTACCTCCCTCTCATTTGCAAGTCAGATATAAGCAGTTTATGGAGCATTCAAGACTCACTGGTGATTTTGATGAATCTTCATTGGAGTTTCAGCGCAAGATTTTGGAAAGATCAGGTCTTGGTGAAGAAACATATGTTCCCCAGGCTATGCATTTTATCCCTCCAAGGCCTTCAATGGCCGCAGCCAGAGAAGAAGCAGAGCAGGTGATGTTTGGTGCTTTGGATAATCTCTTTGCTAATACTAATGTCAAACCTAAAGAAATTGGCATTCTCGTTGTTAATTGTAGTTTGTTTAATCCAACACCTTCTTTATCCGCGATGattgttaataaatataaactgaGGGGCAATATAAGAAGTTTCAATCTTGGTGGGATGGGGTGTAGTGCTGGGGTCATTGCTATCGATCTTGCAAAGGATATGTTGCAAGTTCATAGAAATACTTATGCAGTAGTTGTTAGTACTGAAAATATCACCCAGAATTGGTATTTTGGAAACAAGAAATCAATGTTGATACCCAATTGTTTGTTTAGATTTGGAGGTGCTGCagtattattatcaaataaatttaaggaTAGGCGCCGGGCTAAGTACAAGCTTGTTCATGTTGTGAGGACACATAAGGGGGCTGATGATAATGCATTTAAGTGTGTTTATCAGGAGCAGGATGATGTTGGGAAAACTGGGGTTTCATTGTCTAAGGATTTAATGGCTATTGCTGGTTTGGCCCTTAAGACCAACATCACTACGTTAGGTCCCCTTGTTCTTCCCATAAGTGAGCAACTTCTATTCTTTGCCACTTTGGTTTCCAAGAAGTTGTTTAATGCAAAAGTCAAGCCTTATATTCCTGATTTCAAGCTTGCTTTTGAGCACTTCTGCATTCATGCTGGGGGAAGGGCTGTGATTGATGAGCTTGAGAAGAATTTGCAGCTTCTTCCCGTGCATGTTGAGGCATCTAGAATGACTCTACATCGATTTGGTAATACATCATCAAGCTCAATCTGGTATGAGCTGGCTTACACAGAAGCAAAAGGAAGGATGCGAAAAGGGCATCGTGTTTGGCAGATTGCGTTTGGAAGTGGTTTCAAGTGTAACAGTGCAGTCTGGCAGGCCCTTCAGAATGTAAAACCTTCTCCCAATAGTCCATGGGAAGATTGCATTCACAGGTATCCAGTGGAGTTAGTTTTATAG
- the LOC123227413 gene encoding 7-deoxyloganetin glucosyltransferase-like encodes MDSFSKPHAVCIPFPAQGHVNPMLKLAKLLHNRGFHITFVHSEYNHKRMLKSRGLTALDGLPDFRFETIPDGLPPTDVNNVDATQDIPSLCYSTSKTCLIPFRNLLSNLNSSGDVPPVTCVISDGAMSFTLEASEELGIPNVLFWTTSACGFLGYAHYRELVEKGLTPLRDESYLTNGHLETKIDWIPGMKNIRLRDLPSFIRTTDPNDFMTQFAIQETQRATKASAIILNTFDELEHDAVSALSSMFPPIFTIGHLQLLLQHIPQKGSENIFTNLWKEESQCIEWLNSKPPNSVVYVNFGSITVMTPQQMVEFAWGLANSEKTFLWIIRPDLMEGEAAVLPAEFVEATKERGLLASWCRQEEVLKHPAIGGFLTHSGWNSTIESVCSGVPMVCWPFFAEQQTNCRYVCSEWGIGMEIDSNAKREDVEIIVRTLMEEEKGKIMKENAMEWKKKAEEAAQPYGTSYLNFEKLVKEVLFP; translated from the exons ATGGATAGTTTTTCCAAGCCTCATGCAGTTTGCATTCCATTTCCTGCTCAAGGCCATGTCAACCCCATGCTAAAACTAGCTAAACTTCTTCATAATCGAGGCTTTCACATAACCTTTGTCCATTCTGAGTACAATCACAAGCGTATGCTGAAATCCAGAGGGCTAACGGCGCTGGATGGGCTGCCAGATTTCCGCTTCGAAACCATCCCCGATGGTCTCCCTCCGACTGATGTTAATAATGTTGATGCAACGCAGGATATTCCTTCTCTGTGTTACTCCACCTCCAAGACCTGTTTGATTCCATTTCGTAATCTTCTTTCTAATCTTAACTCTTCCGGCGATGTCCCTCCGGTCACTTGTGTTATCTCCGATGGTGCCATGTCGTTCACCCTTGAAGCCTCTGAAGAACTTGGGATTCCTAACGTGTTATTTTGGACGACCAGTGCTTGTGGGTTCTTGGGTTATGCTCATTATCGAGAGCTCGTTGAGAAAGGTCTTACACCTTTAAGAG ATGAGAGCTATCTTACAAATGGGCatttagaaacaaaaatagACTGGATTCCAGGAATGAAAAACATCCGTCTCAGGGACCTGCCGAGCTTCATCCGAACCACAGATCCAAACGATTTCATGACACAATTTGCCATTCAAGAAACACAAAGAGCTACAAAAGCTTCAGCCATCATTCTCAACACTTTCGATGAGTTAGAGCATGATGCAGTAAGCGCTCTCTCCTCAATGTTCCCTCCAATCTTCACAATTGGACATCTGCAATTACTCCTCCAACACATCCCTCAGAAGGGCTCGGAAAACATTTTCACCAATCTTTGGAAAGAAGAATCCCAATGCATAGAATGGCTCAACTCCAAGCCGCCAAATTCTGTAGTCTACGTGAATTTTGGCAGCATCACGGTGATGACGCCGCAACAGATGGTTGAATTTGCGTGGGGACTCGCCAACAGTGAGAAAACATTTCTGTGGATTATAAGGCCGGACCTGATGGAGGGAGAGGCAGCTGTGTTGCCGGCTGAGTTTGTTGAAGCCACAAAAGAAAGAGGCCTATTGGCGAGTTGGTGCCGACAAGAAGAAGTTTTGAAACATCCAGCCATTGGAGGATTTTTGACTCACAGTGGATGGAACTCAACGATTGAAAGCGTTTGCAGTGGAGTACCGATGGTTTGTTGGCCATTTTTTGCTGAACAACAAACTAATTGTAGGTATGTATGCAGTGAATGGGGAATTGGGATGGAAATTGATAGCAATGCTAAAAGAGAAGATGTGGAGATTATTGTGAGAACATTAATGGAGGAGGAAAAGGGTAAGATAATGAAGGAAAACGCAATGGAGTGGAAGAAAAAAGCTGAAGAGGCTGCTCAGCCCTATGGTACATcatatctgaattttgaaaagctTGTCAAGGAGGTCCTCTTTCCATGA
- the LOC123227335 gene encoding protein RADIALIS-like 1 encodes MASSSMSSRGGGSWTAEQNKAFERALAVYDKDTPDRWYNVARAVGGKTAEEVKRHYEVLVEDIKHIESGHVPFPKYRTTGGGSNGNMSDRMKNMKLH; translated from the exons ATGGCATCCAGTTCAATGTCATCTCGCGGCGGAGGGTCTTGGACTGCCGAGCAGAACAAAGCCTTTGAAAGGGCACTGGCTGTGTATGACAAGGACACCCCCGACCGTTGGTACAATGTTGCCAGGGCCGTTGGTGGTAAAACTGCAGAAGAAGTGAAGAGGCACTATGAGGTCCTTGTTGAGGACATCAAACATATTGAGTCTGGTCATGTGCCCTTCCCAAAATACAGGACTACTGGAGGAGGTTCCAATGGAAACATGAGTGACAG GATGAAGAATATGAAGCTCCACTGA